A single genomic interval of Nostoc commune NIES-4072 harbors:
- a CDS encoding histidine kinase: protein MRQTKETRGDEGDEGQELITNANASCPMPNAQFPMPNDQQKVIN from the coding sequence ATGAGGCAGACAAAGGAGACAAGGGGGGATGAGGGGGATGAGGGACAAGAATTAATAACTAATGCTAATGCCTCATGCCCCATGCCCAATGCCCAATTCCCAATGCCCAATGACCAACAAAAAGTCATAAACTGA
- a CDS encoding type II toxin-antitoxin system RelE/ParE family toxin: protein MSQIVWMQTAINDLNRHYDFIKLNNADAAARAVQAIVSSAESLQENPRRGAIVDEIAGLRKLVVSFGKYGFIIHYVILEDDIVILRIYHGRENRPR from the coding sequence ATGTCCCAGATAGTTTGGATGCAAACGGCGATTAATGACTTAAATCGTCATTACGATTTTATCAAACTTAATAATGCTGATGCAGCAGCACGGGCAGTACAAGCAATTGTCTCTTCGGCTGAGAGTCTACAGGAGAATCCCCGTCGAGGTGCGATTGTCGACGAAATAGCAGGATTACGAAAACTTGTAGTTTCTTTTGGGAAATACGGCTTTATAATTCACTACGTGATTCTTGAGGATGATATTGTAATTTTACGCATCTATCACGGGCGAGAAAATCGACCTCGCTAA
- the folP gene encoding dihydropteroate synthase, which produces MRSNLIIRGRCFEWGQRTYLMGILNVTPDSFSDGGEFNTTSAALVQAQALVAAGADIIDVGGQSTRPGAKQITLAQELDRVLSVLQVLRPEISVPISVDTTRAVVAKASVEVGADIINDISGGTFDSEMLPTVAELGVPIILMHIRGTPQTMQQQTDYQDLLGEIYSFLDRQIGVATAAGIDRDKIIIDPGIGFAKNYEQNLEIFRRLRSLSPLNCPILVGASRKSFIGRILNQPDPKARVWGTAAACCAAIFNGADILRVHDVQEMRDVSLVADALLRQAAHHDC; this is translated from the coding sequence ATGCGAAGCAACTTGATAATTCGAGGACGCTGTTTCGAGTGGGGACAGCGCACTTATTTGATGGGGATTTTGAATGTAACGCCTGATAGTTTTAGTGATGGGGGTGAGTTTAACACTACCTCTGCCGCTTTAGTACAGGCGCAAGCACTGGTGGCTGCTGGTGCTGACATTATCGATGTGGGCGGTCAATCAACTCGACCAGGGGCAAAGCAAATAACTCTGGCACAGGAACTTGACCGGGTGTTATCGGTGTTACAGGTGCTAAGACCAGAAATTTCAGTCCCGATTTCTGTAGATACGACCCGTGCTGTTGTAGCCAAGGCATCTGTAGAAGTTGGAGCGGATATTATTAATGATATTTCTGGCGGTACTTTTGACTCAGAAATGTTACCAACAGTTGCAGAGTTAGGTGTGCCGATTATTTTAATGCATATCCGGGGAACACCACAGACAATGCAGCAACAGACTGATTATCAAGATTTGCTCGGAGAAATTTATAGTTTTTTAGATCGGCAAATTGGGGTAGCAACTGCTGCGGGCATTGACCGGGATAAAATTATTATTGATCCTGGTATTGGTTTTGCTAAGAACTATGAGCAAAATTTAGAAATTTTTCGCCGCTTGCGATCGCTCTCACCACTCAATTGTCCTATCTTGGTAGGAGCATCCCGTAAAAGTTTTATTGGTCGCATTTTAAATCAACCAGATCCCAAAGCACGAGTTTGGGGAACGGCAGCAGCTTGTTGTGCTGCTATTTTTAACGGCGCTGATATCCTTCGAGTTCACGATGTTCAAGAAATGCGTGATGTTTCACTAGTAGCCGATGCACTACTGAGGCAAGCCGCACACCATGACTGTTAG
- a CDS encoding SDR family NAD(P)-dependent oxidoreductase has protein sequence MSFIDEINPVNALIVGASQGIGLGFVKKLLQDDRIAKVYATSRQPESASDLIALAGENFERLVCLKMDVTDELQIVEAVKKIRTQVDKLHLVVNCVGLLHEETLQPEKSLRQINSENLLRYFQINSIGAVLLAKHLLPLFRHGERNVFATISAKLGSIGDNQLGGWYGYRASKTALNMLMRTAAIEYKRSCPKTLIVTLHPGTTDTQLSRPFQGNVPAEKLFTVERTVTQLLTVIEQLQEGDSGQFFSWDGSRLPW, from the coding sequence ATGTCTTTTATCGATGAAATTAATCCTGTTAACGCATTGATTGTGGGAGCCAGCCAAGGTATTGGTTTGGGTTTTGTAAAAAAATTGCTACAAGATGATAGAATAGCCAAAGTTTATGCAACTTCTCGTCAACCGGAATCAGCCTCAGATTTAATAGCTCTTGCAGGCGAGAATTTTGAGCGATTAGTTTGTTTAAAGATGGATGTTACTGACGAATTGCAGATTGTTGAAGCTGTTAAAAAAATACGTACCCAAGTTGACAAACTGCATTTGGTAGTCAACTGTGTAGGACTGTTGCATGAAGAAACTTTGCAACCTGAAAAAAGCTTAAGACAGATAAACTCAGAAAATTTGCTGCGCTACTTTCAAATAAATAGTATTGGTGCTGTCTTACTGGCTAAACATCTATTGCCTTTGTTTCGTCATGGAGAACGCAACGTGTTTGCCACTATTTCTGCTAAATTAGGCAGTATTGGCGATAACCAACTTGGTGGATGGTATGGCTATCGCGCTTCTAAAACAGCACTCAATATGTTGATGCGAACTGCGGCAATTGAGTATAAAAGAAGTTGTCCTAAAACATTAATAGTGACATTGCATCCTGGTACAACTGATACGCAACTTTCCCGTCCTTTCCAGGGAAATGTACCTGCGGAAAAATTATTTACAGTGGAACGCACTGTTACCCAATTACTGACTGTCATCGAACAGCTTCAAGAAGGGGATAGTGGACAGTTTTTCTCATGGGATGGGAGCAGATTGCCTTGGTAA
- a CDS encoding protein kinase domain-containing protein, producing the protein MIGKLLDHRYQVIRVLAMGGFGQTYIAQDTRRPGNPLCVVKHLKPGTDPRVFDTAKRLFNSEAETLEKLGNHDQIPRLLAYFDENQEFYLVQEYIEGHTLAEELIPGKRWSESEVIQLLQEVLEILEFVHRQGVIHRDIKPDNIIRRALDNKLVLVDFGAVKQLRTQLVIAGGQPSATVVIGTPGYMPTEQGQGKPRPNSDIYSLGIIAIQALTGLSPTELQEDPETGEIIWRHSVTVNPRLAAVLTKMVRYHFKDRYLNATQALQACKEVINPVPALSTPQESAKNSSYQTAKSQPQVSRLQTVAVAPANPVPAKPARKDSEKFDPWPILIGILLAGGTAALVANVSPVKNLAFNLTGNDTALTNKCLAIVARNSNIRSKPSSRNSDIVQTAADNTSFEVTGKRTKRGWIEVKLNSGDSAWVGSNVITNNQEWASCLREKGIATTIVDDSSLIATQPTSKAKAKSRDVVTSLPEKLKGSTDDAGKTERSQPTDNSTNIIEQARQKYESGDIVRAIALLKSVPANAASGIQETSKMIAQWQDDWAKAEALSNEINKAIDDGKWDKVLDYRNHPEKLPNTKYWRNRIEPLFKQAAENLAKQALTKLGNQGNQKTTQDKLPNTNQLANTESRNATETP; encoded by the coding sequence ATGATAGGCAAGTTACTAGACCATCGTTACCAAGTAATTCGAGTCCTCGCAATGGGAGGATTTGGTCAAACCTATATTGCCCAAGATACTAGGCGGCCCGGCAATCCCCTCTGCGTTGTCAAGCACCTCAAACCCGGAACTGACCCCAGAGTTTTTGATACTGCTAAACGTCTGTTCAATAGCGAAGCCGAAACTTTAGAAAAACTGGGCAATCATGACCAAATACCCAGGCTGCTGGCGTACTTTGACGAAAACCAAGAATTTTATTTAGTACAAGAATATATTGAAGGGCATACCCTAGCTGAGGAACTTATACCTGGTAAGCGCTGGAGTGAAAGCGAAGTAATTCAACTATTACAAGAAGTTCTGGAAATTCTCGAATTCGTCCACCGCCAAGGCGTGATTCACCGCGATATCAAACCGGATAATATCATCCGTCGCGCTTTAGATAATAAGTTAGTTTTAGTGGACTTTGGGGCAGTGAAACAACTGCGTACACAACTGGTAATAGCAGGTGGACAACCCTCTGCTACAGTAGTTATTGGCACTCCTGGCTATATGCCCACTGAACAAGGGCAAGGTAAACCCCGTCCCAACAGTGATATCTATTCCCTCGGCATTATTGCCATTCAAGCACTAACAGGATTATCGCCAACAGAATTGCAAGAAGACCCAGAAACGGGGGAAATCATCTGGCGTCATTCAGTAACTGTGAACCCTCGACTAGCGGCAGTGTTGACTAAGATGGTACGTTATCACTTTAAAGACCGCTACCTAAATGCCACGCAAGCACTGCAAGCATGTAAAGAGGTGATTAATCCAGTACCTGCACTTTCCACCCCTCAAGAATCTGCTAAAAATTCTAGTTACCAAACTGCTAAATCCCAACCTCAAGTATCTCGGTTACAAACTGTTGCAGTTGCACCAGCAAATCCTGTCCCCGCTAAACCTGCGCGTAAAGACTCTGAGAAATTCGACCCATGGCCGATATTAATTGGCATATTATTGGCGGGTGGTACAGCTGCTTTGGTAGCAAATGTATCTCCAGTGAAAAATTTAGCTTTTAATCTTACAGGTAACGATACTGCTTTAACAAATAAATGCTTGGCTATTGTCGCCAGAAATTCTAATATTCGTTCTAAACCTAGTTCGAGAAATTCTGATATTGTGCAAACAGCTGCCGATAACACCAGTTTCGAGGTGACTGGCAAACGGACAAAACGAGGTTGGATAGAAGTTAAACTTAACTCTGGTGATTCGGCTTGGGTAGGCTCGAATGTGATAACCAATAATCAAGAATGGGCTTCTTGCCTGCGCGAAAAAGGTATTGCAACTACGATTGTAGATGATAGTAGTTTGATTGCGACTCAACCGACTTCCAAGGCAAAAGCAAAATCTAGAGATGTTGTAACTTCATTACCAGAAAAGTTGAAGGGGTCAACTGACGATGCTGGGAAAACAGAGCGATCGCAGCCTACTGATAACAGTACTAATATTATAGAACAAGCAAGACAGAAGTATGAATCAGGAGATATTGTTAGAGCGATCGCACTTTTAAAATCGGTTCCGGCAAATGCTGCTTCTGGTATCCAAGAGACGAGTAAAATGATTGCCCAGTGGCAAGATGATTGGGCTAAAGCAGAGGCGTTATCTAATGAAATCAACAAAGCAATAGATGATGGTAAATGGGATAAAGTTCTAGATTACAGAAACCATCCAGAAAAATTGCCTAATACTAAATACTGGCGAAACAGAATAGAACCATTATTTAAACAAGCAGCCGAAAATCTGGCAAAACAGGCACTAACTAAACTAGGAAATCAAGGTAATCAAAAGACTACGCAAGATAAACTTCCCAATACTAACCAACTAGCTAATACAGAGAGTCGTAATGCTACAGAAACTCCGTAA
- a CDS encoding GTP-binding protein, with product MTSTLPMPEPYQSDSANTDANSLSWEEELDSAIFSFEDIQTELNYKQAQTALRNLVANLDLTPQEKTGLETEIADLETMLGKLDRMVVQIAAFGMVGRGKSSLLNALVGQTVFETGPLHGVTRAAQRVNWSISEEAIGETERALRVTLPGVGQSQVELIDTPGLDEVDGATRAALAEQIAKQADLILFVISGDMTKLEYAALSQLREAGKPIILVFNKVDQYPEADRMAIYHKIRDERVRELLTPLEIVMAAASPLVKTAIRRPDGTRGIQLRTGNAQVEELKLKILEILHREGKALVALNTMLYADIVNEQLIERKLMIREVNANQLIWKAVMTKALAIALNPVTVVDILSSVVIDIALILGLSKLYGFSMTEAGAVQLLQKIALSMGGIGASELLANLGLSGLKTLLGISATATAGAALGPYISVAITQAAVAGVSSYGIGQVTKVYLANGATWGPDGPKAVINRILANLDETSILNRIKDELLHKVKLRK from the coding sequence ATGACTTCCACACTACCCATGCCTGAACCTTATCAAAGTGATTCCGCTAACACTGACGCAAATTCTCTCAGTTGGGAGGAAGAACTGGATAGTGCTATTTTCAGTTTTGAAGACATTCAGACGGAACTGAACTATAAACAAGCACAAACGGCGCTGCGAAACTTAGTAGCCAATCTCGACCTCACCCCCCAAGAAAAAACCGGGTTAGAGACGGAAATTGCTGATTTGGAAACCATGCTGGGGAAGTTAGACCGCATGGTGGTGCAGATTGCGGCTTTTGGCATGGTGGGACGTGGTAAGTCTTCGTTACTCAATGCTTTGGTTGGGCAAACAGTATTTGAAACTGGGCCGCTGCATGGTGTCACTCGTGCTGCACAAAGAGTTAATTGGAGTATTAGTGAAGAAGCGATTGGGGAAACTGAACGTGCTTTGCGAGTTACTCTCCCTGGCGTAGGTCAATCCCAGGTGGAATTAATTGACACTCCTGGGTTAGACGAAGTAGATGGTGCAACTCGTGCCGCGTTAGCTGAACAAATTGCCAAACAAGCGGATTTGATTCTGTTTGTGATATCTGGCGACATGACGAAGCTAGAATATGCCGCGCTTTCTCAGTTGCGGGAAGCAGGTAAACCGATCATTCTGGTATTTAACAAAGTAGACCAGTATCCAGAAGCAGACCGGATGGCAATTTATCACAAAATCCGGGATGAAAGGGTGCGGGAATTACTCACACCTTTGGAAATTGTCATGGCTGCGGCATCGCCATTGGTAAAGACGGCGATTCGTCGCCCTGATGGTACTAGAGGTATACAGTTGCGTACAGGTAATGCCCAAGTTGAGGAACTCAAGCTGAAAATCTTGGAGATTCTGCACCGTGAGGGTAAAGCTTTGGTTGCCCTCAACACCATGCTTTATGCCGATATCGTAAATGAGCAGTTGATAGAACGAAAACTGATGATTCGGGAAGTAAATGCCAATCAGTTGATTTGGAAGGCTGTGATGACTAAAGCATTAGCGATCGCACTTAATCCCGTAACTGTGGTAGATATTCTGAGTAGTGTGGTAATTGATATTGCTCTGATTTTAGGTTTGTCTAAACTCTATGGCTTCTCTATGACCGAAGCCGGGGCTGTACAATTGCTCCAAAAAATTGCCCTGAGTATGGGCGGAATTGGTGCTAGTGAATTGTTAGCAAATTTGGGCTTGAGTGGATTAAAAACTTTACTTGGTATCTCTGCAACAGCTACCGCAGGTGCTGCCCTTGGCCCTTATATATCAGTGGCAATCACGCAAGCAGCAGTAGCTGGTGTTTCTTCTTACGGGATTGGACAAGTTACCAAAGTTTATTTAGCCAACGGTGCGACTTGGGGGCCTGATGGGCCAAAAGCAGTGATTAATCGGATTTTGGCAAACCTGGATGAAACTTCAATTCTCAACCGCATTAAAGATGAATTACTCCACAAGGTAAAACTCAGAAAGTGA
- the tpiA gene encoding triose-phosphate isomerase has protein sequence MRKIVIAGNWKMYKTQAETQEFLRGFLPHLEETPQGREVILCPPFTDLSVLSKTLHGSLIQLGAQNIHWEEYGAYTGEISGPMLTESGVRFVIVGHSERRQYFGETDATVNLRLRTAQRFGLTPILCVGETKQQRDAGETESLIALQLDKGLVDIDQDNLVIAYEPIWAIGTGDTCEAVEANRIIGLIRSQLSNPNVSIQYGGSVKPNNIDEIMAQPEIDGVLVGGASLEAESFARIVNFQSL, from the coding sequence GTGCGGAAAATCGTTATTGCCGGCAACTGGAAAATGTACAAAACCCAGGCAGAAACCCAAGAGTTTCTCCGAGGATTTCTGCCCCACTTAGAGGAAACCCCCCAAGGGCGAGAAGTGATATTGTGCCCTCCTTTCACTGATTTAAGCGTTTTGTCCAAGACTTTGCACGGTAGCCTCATCCAACTGGGGGCACAAAATATCCATTGGGAAGAATATGGAGCCTATACAGGTGAGATTTCTGGGCCAATGCTGACAGAAAGTGGTGTGCGCTTCGTAATTGTCGGTCATAGTGAACGACGACAATACTTTGGTGAAACGGACGCAACCGTTAATTTGCGCCTCCGAACTGCTCAAAGGTTTGGTTTAACACCAATTCTTTGTGTTGGCGAAACTAAACAACAACGAGATGCAGGAGAAACTGAATCATTGATTGCTCTTCAACTCGACAAAGGCTTGGTAGATATTGATCAGGATAATTTGGTGATTGCTTATGAACCAATTTGGGCGATTGGTACTGGTGACACTTGTGAAGCAGTGGAAGCTAATCGAATTATTGGCTTAATTCGTAGCCAGTTGAGTAATCCAAATGTATCAATTCAATATGGTGGCTCAGTTAAGCCGAACAATATTGATGAAATTATGGCTCAACCAGAAATTGATGGTGTTTTAGTTGGAGGAGCAAGTTTGGAAGCTGAGAGTTTCGCTCGAATTGTAAATTTTCAGTCACTGTGA